The sequence ATTCCTCGTTATCTGAGCTTTGAGTCTTTGGCACCTCATTTCCCTGAGCCAAAATTATCAGCTCTCTCCCCTCAACAAGCATCTGTGCAACTTTCTTCCTTGCTGAGCTTAAAGCTCTCCAGACCGTTCCTCTTGAAACGCCCATTCTCTTTCCTGCTTCTTCTTGAGTTAGTCCTTCATAATCCACTAATCTCAATGCCTCGAACTCCTCATATGTCATGAAAATCGGCGGCTGGGGAGGTCCAATAGGCGGGCGCGCTGGGTAGAAGTGCCTAATCTCCGGAATAAGACCAATAAAGCGCATCTTTCTCCTTCGTCCTCTGCCTCTACCCCTTCCCATTCCCCAAGGCATTTTAACACCAAACAAGAATTCTCATCTAGGATTTATAGAGATTTCCCTTCAAGTTCGTTTGAAACCATCAAAGATTTTTTAACACAATTAACCAAATCAAGTTTAGATGTGATAAAAATGAATAAGTTTATTAACAGCCATTGTTGTGCTGATTATTGTTTAGAGTCATTGTTGCTTGGAACTACAATACGGAGGAGAAGAAAGTGATCATACTTAAAGCTACATTTAGAATGGGAGGTGTAACCTACGAGGGATATGAAGTGCAAGGAGACACTTTAGTTTTCAAATTCAAGCGGACTGGAAACTTCTTCACCCAAGCAATAGTGGAGAAGGAAGCTAAAGCAGAAGTTGATGAGTTTCTGGCTAAGGTCATTATGGAAGTTGACACCAACGGAAATGTTAAGAGATATGAGGCAAAATTAATTTTTGATGATGGCAATGAGAAAATTTACAAAGCCTCAGAGCTTTGAGTTTGTGTGTCCTTTCTGTGGATATAGAGCAAAGAGCCTTGAAAAGCTTAAACAACATATTTTAGAAAGGCACACCCTCAATAGAGAAGATATCAGAGGTCCTAGGTTCATCAAGGTTTAATGCAAAGTGCTTAGAAAGGTTAATAACTTCTCAAAAAGAACTTTCTGTGGTGAGCAGAATGGAATTTAAAGTTGTAGAGAGAAAGATAGGATGGCACAAGGACTTTGACAGTTCGCATTTTTTGGCTCTGCCCTATGACAGCAAATGCTTGAGAATTCACGGGCATACTTACAACGTTGATGTTGAGATTTGGGGAGACTTAGATGAGAGGGGCATGATTTTTGACTTCAATCACTTAAGCAACCTCATTAAGGAAGTTGATCACCGCATTTTAACAAGTGCAGAGTGGGTTAAAGAAGAGGGAGAATACATAGTGATTGAAAAGAACAATAAAACTTTAAAACTCCCAAAAAAAGACGTAGTCCTAATTGATGCTCCCAATGTTACTGCTGAGCTTATAGCGGAGTGGTTTGCCAAGAAGATAGCAGAAAAAGCCGGGAAAAATGTAAAGCGAATAAAAGTCAAAGTCTGGGAAGACCCAAGGAGCTATGCCGAAATAGTATTAGAACGTTAACGTTTTAATTTTTGGACATTATTTTGATAATTTTGTTCCAAAAAAATTAAATTCTGTTTACCTTATTTCTTTTGAGGTGAAAAACATGAGACTCTCAAGGGGAAGGAACTTCATGTTTAGAATCCCTGAAGGGGAAGAGTTTCTGACATTTATCAACAAATTTGCAGAAAAGAACAACATACTTATTGGAACAGTGACAGCAATTGGAACGCTTAGAAACCCAAAAATCGGATATTTTGAAGAAGAAAAAGGCGAATATAAGGTTATTGAGTTAAGTGGTGTTTACGAGCTGCTCTCCGCGTTGGGTAACATCAGCCTAAAGGACGGGAAGCCCTTTGCCCATATCCACGTAGCTTTGGGAGACAAGGAAGGTAAAGTCTGGGGTGGTCACTTAATTGAGGGAGAAGTATTTGTCGCTGAGGTTATCATTCATGAACTACTTGGAGAGCCCTTGGAAAGAAAGCCTCAAGAAAATGGATTATCCCTCTGGGATGCTGAAAAGCTTTGATCTCTAGAAAATCAAGATATAACATACTTACCGCAAGAACAATGCCCAAAGAGCTACACTTATTATCTCGTCCAAAAAATCAAAGAGAAATCTAGGAGAAAGCTCTTTACCATCCCCCTCTACCACGTCTCATTCCTCTTCCCATACCACGACCCATACCTCTACCTTCAGCTCCAAGGATTGGCTGTGTTAATTCCCCTCTAAGATAAGCATGAACAGCTTGTTCAACTGTCATAGTCGGTGGTGCTGAGACGAATCTTATGCCCGCAGCTTGAAGAACTTGTGAAGAATTTGGGCCAAACTGTCCAGCTATAACAACATCTGCACCCTCATCTATACAGAACTGTGCTGCCTGAATCCCCGCACCTCTTGGGGCTGAGTAGCTTGAATTCTGGACCACTTGAACGTTTGTTATGTTTCTATTTTCATCAACATCAACAATTGTGAATGTTGGAGCCCTCCCAAAAGATTGGCTTACGAAATCGTCTAGTCCCCCTTTTCTCGTAGCTATGATAAACCTCATTATTTTCACCTCCGCTTAAAATTAGGACAGCCTAACTTAAAAAGTTTTGCATATGCAAAAAAATTAAAACCACATTCTCGATCTTAAAAACTCCCTCAGCAGAAGCAGAACCACCAAGGCTATCACATACGGTGCTGCAACGAGGAACAGCTTAATTAAGATGTACAGTATCGCAATTAGAAACAAAAGGTCCACGATTCCAAAAAATCCGCCGAATCTTCTAAAGCCCCAGAAGCTTCTCCCATATCCCCTTCCGTATCCTCTACTCATCCATCTCGGCATTGTATCACCTCAAAAATGGAAAAATAGGAAATCACCACCAGCCATAAAGCCACCTAAGCGTTCTCCTGCTGGGCATTCCTGTCCACGGGCAGTATCCCAAGCGAGCGCCCCAGCCTCTTCCTCCTCTGCCGCCACCTCTTCCCCAACCACGGCCTCTACCCCAACCGTAGCCAAAGCCATAAGCTGGGATCGGATAAGCTGGCCCATAGGCTGGTGCTGGTGGAATTGGATATGCTGGTGCTGTAACTTGAGGCTGAGCTGTTTGAGGAGCACCCTTAATCATACTCTCAACAGCTTCTTTAATTGGTATTCCTGGTGGGAATGTGTAAACATTAATTCCTGCAGCTTGGATTGCTCCTAAAGCGTTTGGCCCAAGCTGGGGTGCTATTACTGTATCAACGCCTTCATTTATGAGCATTTGCACAACCATAGGACCAGCTCCACTTGGAGCAGTAACTGCCGGATTCTGAATTGTCTTGACATCCTTTATTTCACCGTTTTCAACTTCAATTATAGTGAAAACTGGAGCTCTAGCGAAAACTGGTGCAATTGTGTCCTCTAATCCCCCATTAGCTGAGCTTGGAACTGCAATTTTCATCCTCACCATATTCATCACCTCCACTTCTTAATCCTTTTCTATTTTGTGCATATGCACAAAATCTTAAAAGCTTTTCGGTTGACCTAACATACTGGTTTATAAATACCGGATAGGAGAAAATAATTGAGATAACCATGTACTTACGAAGGGACTTAATCCAACCTCGTGTTTATCAGGAAGTCATTTATGCCAAGTGTAAGGATAAGAATAGTTTAATTGTTCTTCCAACTGGTTTAGGAAAAACGCTCATTGCAATGATGATTGCTGATTATAGACTGTCAAAATACGGTGGGAAGGTTTTAATGCTTGCCCCTACAAAGCCTCTTGCTCTTCAGCACAGAGAAAGCTTCGTTAGGCTTTTCAATTTACCTCCAGAGAAAATTAATGTCTTAACAGGTGAGCTCTCACCAGAGCAGCGAGCCAAAATCTGGGAGAGGAGCATAATCATCACGGCAACTCCTCAAACGATTGAAAATGATCTCCTCGTTGGGAGAATAAGCTTAGAAGATGTTGTTCTGCTTGTATTTGATGAAGCTCATAGAGCAGTTGGCAACTATGCATATGTTTACATTGCCAAAGAATACATGCGGCAGGCAAAGCATCCCCTCATTTTAGGTCTAACCGCCTCACCGGGTAATGATGAGGAAAAAATAAGACAAGTTCTAAAGAATTTGTACATCGAGCATGTTGAAGTGAGAACTGAAAGCTCTCCAGATGTTAGACCTTATGTACAAGGTATCAGATTTGAGTGGATTAAAGTTGAACTGCCCGAGATTTACAAAGAGGTTAGAAAGCTCTTGAGGGAAATGCTTAAGGATGCCTTAAAACCTTTAGCCGAAGCTGGCTTGGTGGATTCCTACTCTCCAGACATACCAAAGAAAGACGTCCTCAAAGCAGGGCAGATAATCAATGCCGAAGTTGCGAAAGGCAATTATGAAGTTGGGAAACTCATGCTCTATCAAGCTAAAGCTATGAAGCTCCACCATGCCATTGAGCTTTTGGAAACTCAAGGACTAACAGCACTAAGGGCTTATTTAAAAAAGCTTTACGAAGAGAGGCAAACAAAATCAAACAAAGAGCTCATGAGCGATCCAAGAATGAAGAGGGCAATATCACTTTTAATTCAAGCCAGAGATTTAGGATTAGATCATCCAAAAATGGACAAGCTAAAGGAGCTTATAAAAGAGCAGCTTGAGAAAAAACCAAACTCAAAAATAATCGTTTTCACGAATTATAGAGACACTGCGAAGAAAATAGTTAAGGAGTTAGTTGATATTGGGATTAAAGTTTCACGCTTTGTCGGACAAGCAAGCAGAGAGAATGACAAGGGAATGAGCCAGAAGAAGCAGAAAGAAATTCTTGACCTCTTCTCTCAGGGGGTATTCAACGTTCTAGTGGCTACAAGTGTTGGTGAGGAGGGTTTGGATGTTCCAGAAGTAGATTTGGTTGTATTCTATGAGCCGGTACCCTCAGCAATTAGGAGCATACAGAGAAGGGGAAGGACTGGAAGGCACAAGCCCGGCAGAGTTGTGATTTTAATGGCAAAAGGAACGAGAGATGAAGCCTACTACTGGAGTTCACGGCACAAAGAAAAGCAGATGATAGCTGTCCTTAAGAAGGTGAGTGAAATGGTTAAAAAAGAGAAGCAGGCTTCCCTTTTGGGATTTGTTAAGCCCAAAAAAGAGGAAGAAGAAAAAGGAGAGCTTATTGTTGAAGAAGAAAAAGAACAGCAGAAAGCTGAAGTTTCAACGGAAGAAGTCTATGAGAAACTTCCGGTTAAGCCAATTTTTGTGAAAAAGCCTAAAGGGATTGTCATCTATGTTGATTCTCGCGAGCTGAAGAGTCAAGTGCCCAAGTATCTTAAGGAACTTGGGGCTCACATTGAAGTCAAAACTCTGGATGTCGGTGATTACATAGTCAGCGAGGATGTAGCTGTTGAGAGGAAGTCGGCAAATGATTTCATTCAGTCCATAATTGACGGCCGTCTCTTTGACCAAGTGAAGAGGTTAACAGAGGCATATGCGAGACCCGTGATAATCATTGAGGGGCAGCTTTATGGAATTAGGAATGTTCATCCTAATGCAATTAGAGGGGCTTTAGCTGCCGTAACCATCGATTGGGGTGTGCCGATTCTCTTTTCTGCTGATGCTAAAGAGACAGCACAGTTCATCTACTTAATCGCAAAGAGAGAGCAGGAGGAAAGGAAAAAGGAAGTTGCTGTAAGGAGCGAGAAGAAGGCGTTGACTTTAGCGGATAGGCAGAGGCTGATAGTTGAAGGCTTACCTTATGTTTCAGCAACTTTAGCAAAGCGTTTGCTTAGGCATTTTGGAAGCGTTGAAAGGGTTTTCACAGCAAAAGAAAGCGAACTCATGGAAGTCGAAGGCATTGGAGAGAAAATAGCGAGGGAAATTAGGAAAGTTATCACAGCTCCTTATGTAGAAGACGAAAATAAATGAATGTGCCCCGGGGGAGCGGAGGGAACTCACAGCTCGCCTCCGCGCTCATTCCCCACGGTTGCCCGGGGCATTATAAATTCCGCACATTCAAACTTAAGCTTTTTTCATAACCTTCAGGAATATTTATGAAGAACTGTAATAATTGCGGCTCATGAAAAGGTTATATAGAGCTTTTTTCTTAAAATAAAGTGGTGATATGTATGAAAATCGTTGAATTAGACATTAAGTTACCATATGACAAAAGAGGAAAAATTCTAAGCAAATTATGTGATAGGGTTAGGGGTAAGATTAAGGATATACACTTCTTCCCACCCACAGCTTCTGGAATAAGTGAAATAAAGATGGAAGTTGAAACTGAAAACGTTCAAAAACTTCTCCAAGACTTGAAGAGGATCATAAAAGAAGGAAAAATAAGCTTCAAAGTCTTGGCTGAGGCTTAACTTTAACGCTGAACTATCGCCCTAACTCCTGCCGCTGCAAACACTAAAAGCTCAAAGAGCTTGTATGCCTCTTCTACATTCTTTGCTTCAAACTCCACAGTTTTTCCATCAATTCTCTTCACAGTAGGTAAGAGCTCAGCTGTGTCTGCCATCTCACTTCCTAAGAAGCGAAGCTTAACCTTCACAGGCTCTTCTGTTTTTAACGGTTTAGTTTCTCCACGCTTAAACTTTTCAACAGCTCTATCTACTGCTTCCCTTAGCTCCTTTTCAAGCTTCGCTAAGCTTGGACTTTTGGCTGAGTATCTTGATAAAGCGTTTTTAAACACAACGCCCTCAGCCCAAGGGGTGAAACTTTCCACGTCTTCTTCAATCAGCTTTGCATCTCCACCAACAAGAACAACTGGAATGTCCCAGCTACCTAAGAGGTAACTGTTGAGGAGGAATTCGCTCACTTTAACCCCGTTTATCTCGAGATAATCAACTGTCGCACCGCTGTAAGTGTGATCAAAAGTTGCATAGGGAGTTCCAGCTTTTGCATGATAGCCTAGGAACATTGCAATGTCGCTTCCTTTAGCAAAAGCCACCATGCTTAAAGGCCTTGGGAATCCTCTCACAAGCTCAACGTATTCTGGCAGTTCATCAACCAAGAGGTTGACCATAGGGCCATGGCTGTCTGCTATGATAATCTCGTCAAAACCTTTTTCGTGAAGTGCTTCTGCGACAGTCAATGTTATTTTGGTTGCTATCTTTCTTGCCTCATTATATAAGGCTCCTTTAACAAAGAGATGCTCTCTGCTGACGACAAAGGGCATGCCTTCTAAATCTATGGAGATGAAGGCTTTCATTTACATCACCAAGACAAATATCGAAACGATAAAAGAAAAGTTTTGTGGTTAGGTTGTTTCTTTAATGTCTTAAACGTGAAAACACAATCATAAGCGTCAGTACCGCCAAGAAGAGCACAAGAACATCGGGAAGCTGACTTTGGTACCATTTTTTAGGAGTGAGTTCACTGTATTTAACAGGAAGTGCCAGCACCCGCACCCCTTCTTCTGAAACCTGAAGGAGCGGCAGTTCTTTAAGGGTTCTACCGTCGTAATAATACAAGGAAACTTTTAAGGGTTTTTGGGGACGCCCTTGACCAGGATACAGAATGATGGTATATAGCCCATGATAGTTGTATCCAGACTGCACCCACATGCTCTCGTTGGCAAATCCAACACCCAGACTCGGAGGGACTATTAGCAGGCCATCACCAAAGAAGATTGCGCAAGAGCGGTTGACCGGCTCGAACCTCTGCTTTAACTCCCTGAGCGGGACTCTAAAGTGAGAGGGCTCAAACAAAACGTAACTTCCCTTAACCACTGGGCGCAGGCACTGTTTGTTCTGAAGGTTGCCCGGATCAAAGGGAAGCTTACGCAACCACGACTCGTAAGGCTCACTTTTGAGGGTTAGATTCCTCTCGTTGCCAATGGCGATAAGCTCAACCGAGTCATCAATTTTGTACAGGACTCTTTTCCCTTTTGGCCACTCGTAGAGTAGGAGGTAAAGCATTGAAACGTTTATCTCACCAATCCATAGCACCTCTCCGAGCTTCTGAAGCACTCCCTCCCGATAGCGGATTACGGTGACCCTGTCAGAGGCTGGAGGGTTCTTCATTGGAAAACTTGTGTTGGTTGAAGTGAGGAGGAAAAGATAGAGCCACCCTTTGTAGAAGGCTAAAGGTGGGAGCTCATATCCAGAAAACCCCATAAAATCAACGTAGTAAACACCGCTTTTGTTAACATAGAAGATGAAGTAAGTCCAAAGCTCCATTGGTTTAAGAACTCCCTCCGAAAAATGGCCTGCTTCCTCGTAGTAACCATAATCAACACCAACAAGGGCACCTTCTGAATCGGAATATATGACAAAGGGCTGGAGTGATATTCCCCAGGGATTAAGGCTGGAATCCTGTAATGCTGATGCCAGCGGGAGGGCTAAAAAGAGGAGCAAGAGTATCAGAACGACTTCTTTCATGAGAACTCCCCCCTGAGGAGTAGGAATGCTATGACTATTAAAACAATAAGGATAAACTTCAGAGACTGAGAATATGGGTATGGTGCATATTTTGCCGAGCACTCTCTAAGAGTCAAATTTCCTTTGACATAGAAAATGTCAATATATTTCGCTCTCTGTCTCATGGTATCCACGTCATAAACCCAGTAAAGTACTGGAAGTGCTTCCAGCTTTTTCCCATCATACAAAAAGACGGAGAGAGGTTTAAGAGAGCCTCTAACACCCTCTGCTACTTTATATGGAGGAGAATACAGACTGACTAAAAAGCTACCGTTCTTAAGTACCAATATCTCTTTCTGAAGTGGTGAATATATTAATAGGCTGTTTCCCAAAACAACTCCCTTTAGGTGCTTACTTTCCCCATCGAGCCACAGATAC is a genomic window of Thermococcus sp. M39 containing:
- a CDS encoding DEAD/DEAH box helicase, translated to MYLRRDLIQPRVYQEVIYAKCKDKNSLIVLPTGLGKTLIAMMIADYRLSKYGGKVLMLAPTKPLALQHRESFVRLFNLPPEKINVLTGELSPEQRAKIWERSIIITATPQTIENDLLVGRISLEDVVLLVFDEAHRAVGNYAYVYIAKEYMRQAKHPLILGLTASPGNDEEKIRQVLKNLYIEHVEVRTESSPDVRPYVQGIRFEWIKVELPEIYKEVRKLLREMLKDALKPLAEAGLVDSYSPDIPKKDVLKAGQIINAEVAKGNYEVGKLMLYQAKAMKLHHAIELLETQGLTALRAYLKKLYEERQTKSNKELMSDPRMKRAISLLIQARDLGLDHPKMDKLKELIKEQLEKKPNSKIIVFTNYRDTAKKIVKELVDIGIKVSRFVGQASRENDKGMSQKKQKEILDLFSQGVFNVLVATSVGEEGLDVPEVDLVVFYEPVPSAIRSIQRRGRTGRHKPGRVVILMAKGTRDEAYYWSSRHKEKQMIAVLKKVSEMVKKEKQASLLGFVKPKKEEEEKGELIVEEEKEQQKAEVSTEEVYEKLPVKPIFVKKPKGIVIYVDSRELKSQVPKYLKELGAHIEVKTLDVGDYIVSEDVAVERKSANDFIQSIIDGRLFDQVKRLTEAYARPVIIIEGQLYGIRNVHPNAIRGALAAVTIDWGVPILFSADAKETAQFIYLIAKREQEERKKEVAVRSEKKALTLADRQRLIVEGLPYVSATLAKRLLRHFGSVERVFTAKESELMEVEGIGEKIAREIRKVITAPYVEDENK
- a CDS encoding DUF134 domain-containing protein produces the protein MPWGMGRGRGRGRRRKMRFIGLIPEIRHFYPARPPIGPPQPPIFMTYEEFEALRLVDYEGLTQEEAGKRMGVSRGTVWRALSSARKKVAQMLVEGRELIILAQGNEVPKTQSSDNEE
- a CDS encoding PPC domain-containing DNA-binding protein gives rise to the protein MRLSRGRNFMFRIPEGEEFLTFINKFAEKNNILIGTVTAIGTLRNPKIGYFEEEKGEYKVIELSGVYELLSALGNISLKDGKPFAHIHVALGDKEGKVWGGHLIEGEVFVAEVIIHELLGEPLERKPQENGLSLWDAEKL
- a CDS encoding 6-carboxytetrahydropterin synthase, translating into MEFKVVERKIGWHKDFDSSHFLALPYDSKCLRIHGHTYNVDVEIWGDLDERGMIFDFNHLSNLIKEVDHRILTSAEWVKEEGEYIVIEKNNKTLKLPKKDVVLIDAPNVTAELIAEWFAKKIAEKAGKNVKRIKVKVWEDPRSYAEIVLER
- a CDS encoding NifB/NifX family molybdenum-iron cluster-binding protein → MKIAVPSSANGGLEDTIAPVFARAPVFTIIEVENGEIKDVKTIQNPAVTAPSGAGPMVVQMLINEGVDTVIAPQLGPNALGAIQAAGINVYTFPPGIPIKEAVESMIKGAPQTAQPQVTAPAYPIPPAPAYGPAYPIPAYGFGYGWGRGRGWGRGGGRGGRGWGARLGYCPWTGMPSRRTLRWLYGWW
- a CDS encoding NifB/NifX family molybdenum-iron cluster-binding protein, with protein sequence MRFIIATRKGGLDDFVSQSFGRAPTFTIVDVDENRNITNVQVVQNSSYSAPRGAGIQAAQFCIDEGADVVIAGQFGPNSSQVLQAAGIRFVSAPPTMTVEQAVHAYLRGELTQPILGAEGRGMGRGMGRGMRRGRGGW
- a CDS encoding M55 family metallopeptidase, with the translated sequence MKAFISIDLEGMPFVVSREHLFVKGALYNEARKIATKITLTVAEALHEKGFDEIIIADSHGPMVNLLVDELPEYVELVRGFPRPLSMVAFAKGSDIAMFLGYHAKAGTPYATFDHTYSGATVDYLEINGVKVSEFLLNSYLLGSWDIPVVLVGGDAKLIEEDVESFTPWAEGVVFKNALSRYSAKSPSLAKLEKELREAVDRAVEKFKRGETKPLKTEEPVKVKLRFLGSEMADTAELLPTVKRIDGKTVEFEAKNVEEAYKLFELLVFAAAGVRAIVQR